A window of Hemitrygon akajei unplaced genomic scaffold, sHemAka1.3 Scf000055, whole genome shotgun sequence contains these coding sequences:
- the LOC140721435 gene encoding ecto-ADP-ribosyltransferase 5-like, with amino-acid sequence METKLLCSWVLILGITLGPSCVESRDVGSSTAAIPLGMQGNSASYNFTQSNASDQLAIDYLEVERKRNSILNEVWECALKGMRDIRPPDGLRREHLLAVYAYTDSKCNNFYSVFNAAVRMDGADDSVYAAKFPFKSVHYLLSVALARLREMAGRAPGTTYRGMSRPVILPKEPKMRFGHFASSSLDKNIAKKYGNQTLFEIKSQFGAAIYMYSRQPTEQEVLIPPFEEFEVTHSSNSNGKVSVSLKGVESKGIRVKVERGAGGEMRVVRSSGATFSAGLCLLALLVHICA; translated from the exons ATGGAAACTAAACTCCTGTGTTCCTGGGTTCTGATCCTTGGGATTACACTCGGTCCATCCT GTGTCGAGTCCCGCGATGTGGGCAGCAGCACGGCCGCCATTCCACTGGGAATGCAGGGAAACAGCGCCTCCTACAATTTCACCCAGAGCAATGCATCCGACCAGTTGGCCATTGACTACCTCGAGGTGGAGCGAAAAAGGAATTCAATACTTAACGAAGTATGGGAATGTGCACTCAAAGGCATGAGAGATATACGCCCTCCCGACGGGCTCCGGAGAGAACACCTGTTGGCCGTGTACGCCTATACTGACAGCAAATGCAATAACTTCTACAGTGTCTTCAACGCTGCCGTGCGGATGGATGGAGCTGACGATTCAGTCTACGCAGCTAAATTCCCATTCAAGAGTGTCCATTATCTTCTTTCCGTTGCTCTCGCGAGACTGAGGGAGATGGCGGGCAGGGCACCGGGCACGACTTATAGGGGAATGTCAAGACCGGTAATACTTCCGAAGGAACCGAAAATGAGATTCGGCCACTTCGCATCTTCGTCGCTCGACAAAAATATCGCCAAGAAGTACGGCAATCAGACCCTCTTCGAAATTAAATCTCAGTTCGGAGCCGCAATCTACATGTACTCACGTCAACCCACGGAACAGGAGGTGCTCATCCCGCCCTTTGAAGAGTTTGAAGTCACCCATTCCTCCAACAGCAACGGAAAAGTCAGTGTTTCCCTCAAGGGGGTGGAGAGTAAAGGGATCCGGGTGAAAGTTGAGCGGGGGGCGGGTGGCGAGATGCGAGTGGTTCGTAGCTCGGGGGCCACCTTTTCCGCCGGTTTGTGCCTGCTGGCGCTGCTGGTTCATATTTGCGCCTAA